CCCCCGCCCTAAACCTAAACAATTTTATTCACAACATGGTTTCCCCCCTTGTACCCCGGTAACCCCTTTTTGGATTCAGATTCCGTTGGTGGCTGTTGTGTCGATGTTGTAGTTGCTGTTGTCAGGTGTTGTTCGGTCTCAGAGGATGTATGCCCTCTAATAGCGTCCATAGTTGGACCCAAATCGGGGGGCATCACCGCCCAACTCGTCCAGGGCACCCATGGCACTGAGCTTCTGCAGCCAGGCGGCGTTCGAGTTGCTGTTGGACACGCGTGgattgttgatgttgctgctgctgctgccgatgctgttgctgttgccggtGGCCTCATTGTGCAGACGCAGtgggtgttgctgctgctgctgttgctgggtCTGTGGGTCCTCATTGCTCAACTCCAAAatctgcaaaaaataaaaaaaaaagcataccAAGTTAAACTCTGAGCTGTTGTTATGGTTGTTATAATTATCGTATAGTTGCTGTTGTTAACACGGCTCGGTTCGGCCCCCTGCTGCCTGGCGATGATGGAGTGTGAgttatttccaaaaaaatctTTTGAAATCTTATTTATCCAACGTGGGAAGTTCGTCACAgatttttagtaattttttttagcttttcttttttttttaattttaatttttggcgcATCATTAAATCGAATGAACTTTATCTGTAACGAAGCCGCATCTTGAGGCTGTCTGCTTCTGTTGTTTGCTTAGCTTAACCCCATAAGTATCAAGGGAGCTTTAAAGTGGAATAAGAGTGTCTTAAAGGCttaataaaacaatataaaatataataataataaagctTCCAAGGGCTATaacttagaaaaaaatatctgAAAGAACTTCAATGCTTCTAACCTTTTCTGAATAGTTTTTCTTCAGGTTTCTTTACatcttattttaataaaattttaagtagTATCTGGTTTTAGGTTTGCAAAAAATGGGTTAACTTGTTTTAAACCCTACTAACTTGGCTACCAGCTTTTTGGCTCCGCATCTTTGCCGCTGTGAGCTGTGATGAGCTGAAAATGTGTTAATGGGGGGTATTGTCGTGTAATTATCAGACGCCaacctcttttttttctggctaCCACTGTAAGCCCTCCCCCCATCTAGGGCTGATCTTTTGTTTTgagttttgggtttttgagttttttttttttggcgaacGGTGTTGATGATGTGTgaacaaacacaaacaacacCAAACGAAGTGAAAAACCTAAAACAATTTCGCGCCAAGTAATTATATTATTGCtaattttgaaacaaagtctgaagacacaaaaaaaacgCAAAGATTGTTTTCTATTTTCGGACAACTTGCAATATTTGTTTCCTTTCCCTTTCCTTGACTCGGAATGCCATTAATGGCCAAAAAGGTTTACAAGGAAGTAATAATGACTCTGGAATTGTTATCGCATTGCATCTGGGCTTCCATCTGGgaggggtggtggtggtgatgtcTAAGGTTTACCCAGGGGTTGTGGAGTTAGAGGGGTGACCCGTTGCCAGCTGGGATTCGTCGTC
This region of Drosophila bipectinata strain 14024-0381.07 chromosome 2L, DbipHiC1v2, whole genome shotgun sequence genomic DNA includes:
- the Proc gene encoding uncharacterized protein Proc, encoding MRVARSSDQGGGRLMREGCRNGSGNGNGHRWLLVWMLVLLLVVPQHLVDGRYLPTRSHGDDLDKLRELMLQILELSNEDPQTQQQQQQQHPLRLHNEATGNSNSIGSSSSNINNPRVSNSNSNAAWLQKLSAMGALDELGGDAPRFGSNYGRY